In the Cydia splendana chromosome 2, ilCydSple1.2, whole genome shotgun sequence genome, one interval contains:
- the LOC134803939 gene encoding pre-mRNA-splicing factor 18, whose translation MDILKAEIAKKRKLLEEKNVLNANKKYFKRGDLLAKEQEEYFKKYGQSSKKAEEDKRDTEEKREKAKRQESNESEQTESAPLPRSEVIKRLRERGHPILLYGESEVQAFRRLRRIEIQEPEANRGFRNDFQEAMDKVDEAYLNEILALGTQSDTEKSLKEDALDDSVTYEFIQEMAKTMGQGDRNYDMNVIMTLLQFLLTMWGQQLNSATAAEKNTVKHKMTRATYTQTQVYLKPLMRKLKKKNLPEDICDSLMEITKCLLERNYLMASDAYLQMAIGNAPWPIGVTMVGIHARTGREKIFSKNVAHVMNDETQRKYIQALKRLMTKCQEYFPTDPSRCVEYTTTVQ comes from the exons ATGGATATCTTAAAAGCAGAAATTGCCAAGAAACGAAAGCTTCTCGAGGAAAAGAATGTTTTG AATGCGAACAAAAAGTATTTCAAAAGAGGAGACCTTCTGGCAAAAGAACAAGAGGAATATTTTAAGAAATATGGCCAATCAAGTAAAAAGGCTGAGGAAGATAAGCGGGACACAGAAGAAAAGCGGGAAAAAG CTAAGAGACAAGAAAGCAATGAATCAGAGCAAACAGAAAGTGCACCTCTACCAAGATCAGAGGTTATAAAACGGTTGAGAGAGAGAGGCCACCCAATACTATTGTATGGTGAAAGTGAAGTACAAGCATTCAGAAGATTGCGGAGAATTGAAATACAAGAACCTGAAGCCAACAGG ggcTTTAGAAATGATTTTCAAGAAGCTATGGACAAAGTGGATGAGGCTTACCTTAATGAAATATTAGCCCTTGGAACACAA AGTGATACTGAAAAGTCATTAAAAGAAGATGCCTTAGATGATTCTGTCACATATGAGTTTATCCAAGAAATGGCCAAAACTATGGGTCAAGGTGACAGGAACTATGATATGAATGTTATcatgacactgctacag TTTCTTTTAACAATGTGGGGGCAACAACTCAATTCTGCAACTGCAGCTGAGAAAAATACAGTAAAGCATAAAATGACTCGTGCAACATACACTCAAACACAGGTGTACCTTAAACCCCTCATGAGgaaactcaaaaagaaaaatctgCCAGAAGACATCTGTGACAGTCTCATGGAAATCACTAAGTGCTTATTGGAGAGAAATTACCTAATG GCGAGTGACGCTTACCTCCAGATGGCGATTGGTAATGCTCCATGGCCCATCGGCGTGACTATGGTCGGTATTCACGCCCGTACAGGACGAGAGAAGATTTTCTCCAAGAATGTGGCTCACGTCATGAACGACGAAACTCAACGAAAATACATCCAAGCCCTCAAAAGACTCATGACCAAATGCCAAGAATATTTCCCGACTGATCCTTCTAGATGCGTTGAATATACCACAACGGTACAATAA
- the LOC134803934 gene encoding E3 ubiquitin-protein ligase arc-1-like gives MDEKIINSCPNCCQTYSLKSLAPEPKSNIPLFIKCGHSICECCVRNIVKSGEPIECKICLRTMEIKTTDIAKLLQNKIQLYSLFPVNVNVLGELALKMIVEKPEVEEKKAQEYFIDLQAILDSTDQTQGQCLECHGSTTKMCQQCATVICASCFEKSHKNFVVFKNHVLQNIELKVSTNNCKVHCQKSLEYYCKDCAKSVCMDCLMVGSEKSCKNHDVVSILEINEKFLSDLREILPQVDTTFRRLTKTAVDIGHQLVKMDNDSGSPELLQVSASIEQHFSKLQAIVQNHRQEVMENISRLRRIERESLLRVRDEVATAIKQSKQLMNALKSALDCEKNQTTNLSTLLEEAKCIVDRPWCLTKAESDKDKLKVCVSEELCLLVSDYVQLVGNAQARYGLRSSSQLAAVPPPPPQPVFPPTRGMVE, from the exons ATGGATgagaaaattataaactcgTGCCCTAACTGTTGTCAAACATACAGTTTGAAAA GCTTGGCGCCGGAACCGAAATCGAACATACCTCTTTTCATAAAATGTGGGCATTCCATATGCGAATGTTGCGTTCGCAACATTGTGAAGTCTGGTGAGCCGATAGAGTGCAAGATATGTTTGCGGACGATGGAGATCAAGACTACGGATATCGCGAAGCTGCTTCAGAACAAGATACAGTTGTACAGTCTGTTCCCAGTGAATGTGAATGTGCTGGGGGAGCTGGCACTCAAGATGATTGTG GAAAAGCCTGAAGTAGAAGAGAAGAAGGCGCAGGAATATTTTATAGATTTGCAAGCTATACTTGACAGCACTGACCAGACTCAAG GCCAATGCTTAGAATGCCATGGTTCAACAACAAAAATGTGCCAACAATGCGCTACTGTCATATGTGCCTCCTGCTTCGAAAAGTCACACAAGAACTTTGTGGTGTTCAAGAACCATGTTCTGCAGAACATTGAACTAAAAGTATCAACTAATAACTGCAAAGTCCATTGTCAGAAATCGCTGGAGTATTACTGTAAAGATTGCGCCAAGTCGGTTTGCATGGATTGTCTGATGGTGGGGTCTGAGAAGTCTTGCAAAAACCATGATGTGGTGTCTATTCTTGAAATT AATGAGAAGTTTTTGTCAGACTTACGTGAAATACTTCCCCAAGTTGACACCACATTCCGGAGGCTAACCAAAACCGCAGTT GATATTGGTCACCAACTCGTCAAGATGGATAACGACAGTGGGTCGCCCGAGCTCCTCCAGGTGTCAGCGAGCATCGAGCAGCATTTCTCCAAATTGCAGGCCATAGTGCAGAACCACCGACAGGAG GTAATGGAGAACATCTCCCGGCTGCGGCGCATCGAGCGCGAGTCGCTACTCCGCGTCAGAGATGAGGTGGCCACCGCTATCAAGCAATCCAAGCAACTTATGAACGCATTGAAGTCGGCTCTGGACTGCGAGAAGAACCAAACG ACGAATCTGTCGACGCTCCTTGAAGAAGCTAAATGCATAGTTGACAGACCGTGGTGTTTGACCAAAGCAGAATCCGACAAGGACAAACTGAA GGTGTGCGTGAGCGAGGAGTTGTGCCTGCTGGTGAGCGACTACGTGCAGCTGGTGGGCAACGCGCAGGCGCGCTACGGGCTGCGCTCCTCCAGCCAGCTGGCCGCcgtgccgccgccgccaccCCAGCCGGTCTTCCCTCCGACTAGAGGTATGGTCGAATGA